In Cercospora beticola chromosome 3, complete sequence, the following proteins share a genomic window:
- the GNA3 gene encoding G protein alpha subunit, producing the protein MGACMSSGDAQDGEQKKRSQAIDRTLEEDSKKLRRECKILLLGSGESGKSTIVKQMKIIHQNGYSVDELALYRHTIYKNLVDCAKALVGAMRQFEIEVEDPANRELTDYIMEYTVDPDPQQALDQRVGEAIASIWKDPCIASLLDAHGNEFYLMDSAPYFFDEVTRISAPDYIPTEADVLRARTKTTGIYETRFQMGQLSIHMFDVGGQRSERKKWIHCFENVTSIIFCVALSEYDQVLLEESSQNRMMESLVLFDSVVNSRWFMRTSIILFLNKVDLFRAKLAKSPLGNYFPDYSGGNDVNRAAKYLLWRFNQVNRAHLNLYPHLTQATDTSNIRLVFAAVKETILQNALKDSGIL; encoded by the exons ATGGGCGCGTGTATGAGCAGCGGTGATGCCCAAGATGGGGAACAGAAGAAGCGCAGTCAGGCGATCGACCGAACGCTTGAGGAGGACTCAAAGAAGCTACGTCGAGAATGCAAGATATTACTTCTGG GATCCGGCGAGAGCGGGAAGAGTACAATCGTCAAACAAATGAAAATCATACATCAGAATGGATATTCAGTGGACGAATTGGCGCTCTATCGCCATACCATTTACAAGAACCTTGTGGACTGCGCAAAGGCTTTGGTTGGTGCTATGCGCCAGTTCGAGATCGAGGTCGAAGACCCGGCAAATCGGGAATTGACTGACTACATAATGGAGTACACAGTCGATCCGGATCCGCAACAGGCGCTGGACCAACGCGTAGGAGAAGCCATTGCAAGCATATGGAAAGATCCCTGCATCGCATCTCTGTTGGACGCGCACGGGAACGAGTTCTACCTCATGGACTCGGCGCCTTA TTTCTTTGACGAAGTCACGAGAATATCAGCACCCGATTATATTCCCACCGAAGCTGATGTACTGCGGGCACGAACAAAAACCACTGGTATCTATGAGACCAGATTCCAAATGGGCCAGCTCAGCATACATATGTTCGACGTCGGCGGCCAGCGTAGCGAACGAAAGAAATGGATCCACTGCTTCGAGAATGTCACGTCAATAATATTCTGCGTGGCATTATCTGAATATGATCAGGTCCTGCTGGAAGAGAGCAGCCAAAATCGGATGATGGAATCTTTGGTTCTGTTCGACTCAGTGGTAAACTCGAGGTGGTTTATGCGGACATCCATCATCCTGTTTTTGAACAAGGTGGATCTGTTCCGAGCCAAGCTGGCCAAATCACCGCTCGGAAACTACTTTCCGGACTATTCCGGCGGAAACGATGTGAATCGCGCTGCGAAATATCTATTATGGCGATTCAATCAGGTCAACCGGGCACATTTAAATTTGTATCCTCA CCTTACACAAGCCACGGATACCTCCAACATTCGCCTTGTTTTTGCTGCAGTAAAAGAGACCATTTTGCAGAACGCACTGAAGGATTCAGGCATATTATAG